In Candidatus Methylomirabilota bacterium, the genomic window GGGCAGCCACGGTACCGGCCTCTCATGCACAGGCTGACCATGGTCTCCTGAGAGAGCATCCGCGCCTGCCCTGACGGCAAGCGACAGTAGGCAACCCCGCCACGCCGCGCGCCCCACCCACTGAGCGGCCCGTGGAAGAACGGGCAGCTCAGCGTGACGATCGTCAGGTCCCGCGGCCGGTCCATGAGAGCCGCTCCCGATTCCGATTGGGCACCCGCCGCGATCGGTAGTCCATAGGCCATTCGGCTCAATCTGCTGAAGCACACGGCCCGGTGGCCGGACCGCGCCACGACCGGCGCCCCTCCCATGAAATCGTAACCGCCCGAGTGCGTTGGGCGTGGCGCATGGCAGCCCCGTTGCATCGGAACTGAGCCGGCTTCGGCGAGTGCTCTCCGCGGCTCGATCCGTGCGGAGACCGCCGGAATCGATGCGAAGAAGATCCGGCTCTTACCATGTGGGTGTAGAGGGAGTCAGGGAGGGACGGACCATGACGACGCTCACGAGCCCTGCCGCCACGCTGCCGATCGAGACGTATCCGGCCGACGAGGGGTGCCTCGCGTACCTCGTCGTGGATGACCTCAGCCACACCGCCCTCGCGGTCGATCCGCGGCTCGACCAGGTCGATCGGTTCCTCGAGAGCCTGGCGGCGCGCAAGGCGAGTCTGACCCACGTCCTCGATACCCACACGCACGCCGATCACCTTTCGGGCGTGCGCAGGCTCGCCCAGCGGACTGGCGCTTCCGTGCTCGCGCACGCGGCCTCGAAGCTCAAGGGGCCTGTCCGCCGCATCCAGGGCGGCACGACGTTCGTTCTCGGCACGAGGACCGTGACGGTCCTCGACGCCCCCGGGCACACCCCCGACTCGCTCGCGCTGCTCGTGGACGGCCACCTCTTCACGGGGGACGCCCTGTTCGCCGGCGGCGCCGGCCGGACCGACTTCATGGGCGGCAGCGCCTCGGACCTCTTCGACACGCTGCGCACGTTCGAGGCGCTCCCCGACGACACGGTCGTGCATCCCGGCCACGACTACGTCGGCCGGGCGGTGACGACGATCGGCGAGGAGAAGGCGCAGAACCCGCTCCTCCGCGAGCGAGACCGTGCGGCGTTCGTGTCCCGGCTCTCGGTCCCGGCGCCACCGCCGCCCAACATGGCGGCGGTCCTGCGCCACAACCTGGGCGAGGCCGACGCGGCGACCATTGCGGGCACGGACCTCCAGGCCCTTCGCGAGCGGGGAACGTCGCCGTTTCTCCTGGACGTTCGGACCCCGCTGGAGTTCGAGAGCGAGCGCATCGACGGATCACGGAACGTGCCCCTCCACCAGCTCGACGCCCGCCTCGACGAGATCCCCGACCAGGCGGACGTGGTCATCGTCTGTCGCACAGGGGTGCGCGCCACCATTGCCGCGGAGACGCTCGCGCGCGCGGGACGACGCGCGCGGGTCCTCGACGGAGGCGTACAGGCCTGGCGCCGGGCTCGGCTGCCCCTCCGCGAGGGGCGCAAGCGTCTGGCCGTCGACCGTCAGGTCCAGCTGATCGCGGGGACGATGGTGCTCGCAGGCGTGGTTCTCGGCACGCTCGTCAGCCCCTGGTTTCTGGCGATCGCGGCGTTCTTCGGCGCCGGGCTGACGTTCGCGGGCGCGACGGGCACGTGCGGGCTCGCCCTGGTGCTCATGAAGATGCCCTGGAACCGCCCCCTCCCGTCGCCCGCCGACGTCGGCGAGGCAGTGTGCTCCGCCGGCGGCAACACGACCGCGGCCTGCGCGGCGCCGACGAACCCGCGGAGGTCGCTGCGGTGATCACTCCGTGCGCAAGCCGAGTCAGACCTCTCGGCCGCGCCGCTCAGGACGTCGGCGGGATCCTCCGTGTCAGGCCGAGCGTGCCGAGCACGGATTCCACCTGTGCCGACGTGGGCTCGGTCGTGGTGACGCGGAGGTGCTCATCCGGGCCGAGCTCCGTGACCGGCTGGAACTCGCGCCGCATCCGGCCGAGCAGTCCCTCGGTGGCGTCCGAGATGGACGGCCCCGTGGCTCGCCGGCGCAGGCGCTCGCGGAGCGTCGCGTCGTCGCACGTCGCCTCGACGAAGAGGAACGGCCGGCCGTGGCGCCGGGCCAGGTCACGGGCCCGGGCCCGCAGGGCGCGCTCGCGGAACGTCGCATCGAGAATGACGCCTCGCCCGGACTCGAGCACGACCTCGGCCCGCCGGAAGACTTCGTCGAACGTCCTGCGCGTGAAGTCCTCGGAGTAGATGCGCTCGGGGGCCCGCCCCGTGGCGGGCACGCCGGCCAGGGCCTTGCGGGTCCGGTCCGACTCGATCACCGGAACCGCGAGCGCCTCGGCCAGCGCGGCCGCCAGCGTGCTCTTGCCGGTCCCGATCAGGCCGCCCACCGCGATCAGGGGCGCCGAGACGGCCCGCGGCTCCGGGTAGCGCCGCGCCAGGGCGAAGAGCGCCTCGGCTTCCCCCGCCTTGCGGGCCGCCTTGTCCGGCGGCGTCGAGGGATCGGCGGCCAGGAAAGCGGCGACCTTGCCGCGAACCCAGGCCCGGTAGGATTCGTAGAAGTCGATGACGCCGTAGAGGTCGTAGTCGCTCGACGCCAGCGCGAAGCCGCCCAGGAATCCCTCGGCGAGGTCGAGCCGGCCCCGGGCTCTCAGCTCCATCGCCAGGAACGCGACGTCGGCGGCGACGTCCGCCATCCGGAACCGCTCGTTGAACTCGATCCCGTCGATGACGATCGGCTCCGCCTCCTCGAAGTACACGTGCTCGAGACGAAGGTCCCCGTGTCCCTCCCGGATGTGCCCGTGTTCCACGCGGTCGCCGAACCGTCCGGCGTCGCGATCCAGGATGCCGAGCTGCCAGGCCCGGACCGCTTCGAAGGTCGCGCGCGGGACGAACCGGCCGACGAAGGGCTCCACCTGGGCGAAGTTCTCCTCCACGTTGCCCCGGATGACGTCGAGCACCCCGTAGGCCGGCGCGGTGGCCGCGTCCGCGTAGAAGCGCGCGAGCCGGGCCGCGAGGCGGGCCAGGTGCAGCGGGGTGAGCGCATCGCGCCGCAGGAGCGCGTCCGCGCTCGCCTCGTCCGCCAGCCGGCGCATGCGAACGGCGTGATCCACCACGGCGCCCTCCGACAGGAAGGTGTGCCCGTGCGGGCCGAGGCGAACCGGGACCACCCCGCGGTAGACGTCGGGGGCGAGCCGGCCGTTGAGACGGACCTCCTCCTCGCAGAGGCGGCGGCGCTTCTCCGGTGTCGTGTAGTCGAGAAAGCCGTAGTCGACGGGCCGCTTGACCTTGAACACCTCGCGGTCGGTGAGGAAGACCCACGAGATGTGCGTGATGACGCGCGTCACGCGCGCGGGACGCGGCTCCGGGTAGGCCTCGGGCCGGCAGAGATCGTCGACCAGCGCCGGCGCCATCAGCCTCGACCTTTCCGAAACGAATCGTGCGCGATGATCTTCAATATAGCCCCCGCGACCGGGCCAAAGCGTCCGCCATCGATGCATCGGCCGGGCGGCCGGACGGGCGAGTCTCGGCGTTTCGGTTTATCCTTGAAGGCGGGCATGGGACAGCGAGCGCGAGCGGATACAGACTACTACCGGATCCTCGGCCTCCATCCGGAGGCCACCGAGGAGCAGCTTCGGAAGGCGTACCGGCGGCTCGCGCTCCAGTGGCATCCGGACCGCAATCCGGGGCAGCCCGCAGCCGAAGAGCGTTTCAAGGAGATCAGCGAGGCCTACGCGGTTCTGAGCGACCCGGCCAAGCGTCACGACTACGACCGGGCCCGACGAGCCGGCGCCGCCTACGAGCCTCGCGGGAGCCGCGAGGACCTCTTCCGCGACCTCTTCGCCGACCCGCGGGCGAGCGCCGTCTTCGAAGAGCTGGCGCGCGAATTCGAGCGGCTGGGCATGCGCGTCGATCGCCACTACTTCCGGCAGACGCTCTTTGGCGGCCGGGCGGTCGTGACCGGGGGCGTCTTCATCATCTCGCCGCTGACTCCCGTGCTCGCCATCTTCAAGATCGCCCTCGGAGCCCTGCGCGCCGCCGGCGTCCTGCCGCGCGCTCGCCAGCCAGCCTTGCCGAAGCCCGGCGGGCTCCACCGGGCTTTCGCGGGCACGGCCCGCTGGCTGCTCGGCCTCCCACCCTCCCCGGCCCCATCCCAGCACGCGGCCACCGGCGGCGACCTGACGATTCCGCTCCGTCTCTCGCGGGCGGAAGCGGAGGCAGGTGGACGGAAGCGCGTCGCATTCCTACGGCATGGCGTGCGGGAAGAAGCCCTCGTGACGATCCCGCCAGGCGTTCGCCCCGGAACACGGCTCCGGCTCCGCGGCAAGGGAGGCGCGGACGCCGGCCGCCCGCCGGGCGACCTCTACCTCGCCATCGAAATCGCGGACGAGGGCTGAGCGACGCCCTCGGTCGAGCGCCGGGGGCCGCCGAACGCGCCCGCTCAGCCACCTTCGCGCTGTTCGAGGAGTCGGTCGGCGGCCTCCTCACCCGAGCGAACGCAGTCCGAGATCCCGACGCC contains:
- a CDS encoding rhodanese-like domain-containing protein, coding for MTTLTSPAATLPIETYPADEGCLAYLVVDDLSHTALAVDPRLDQVDRFLESLAARKASLTHVLDTHTHADHLSGVRRLAQRTGASVLAHAASKLKGPVRRIQGGTTFVLGTRTVTVLDAPGHTPDSLALLVDGHLFTGDALFAGGAGRTDFMGGSASDLFDTLRTFEALPDDTVVHPGHDYVGRAVTTIGEEKAQNPLLRERDRAAFVSRLSVPAPPPPNMAAVLRHNLGEADAATIAGTDLQALRERGTSPFLLDVRTPLEFESERIDGSRNVPLHQLDARLDEIPDQADVVIVCRTGVRATIAAETLARAGRRARVLDGGVQAWRRARLPLREGRKRLAVDRQVQLIAGTMVLAGVVLGTLVSPWFLAIAAFFGAGLTFAGATGTCGLALVLMKMPWNRPLPSPADVGEAVCSAGGNTTAACAAPTNPRRSLR
- a CDS encoding AAA family ATPase, translated to MAPALVDDLCRPEAYPEPRPARVTRVITHISWVFLTDREVFKVKRPVDYGFLDYTTPEKRRRLCEEEVRLNGRLAPDVYRGVVPVRLGPHGHTFLSEGAVVDHAVRMRRLADEASADALLRRDALTPLHLARLAARLARFYADAATAPAYGVLDVIRGNVEENFAQVEPFVGRFVPRATFEAVRAWQLGILDRDAGRFGDRVEHGHIREGHGDLRLEHVYFEEAEPIVIDGIEFNERFRMADVAADVAFLAMELRARGRLDLAEGFLGGFALASSDYDLYGVIDFYESYRAWVRGKVAAFLAADPSTPPDKAARKAGEAEALFALARRYPEPRAVSAPLIAVGGLIGTGKSTLAAALAEALAVPVIESDRTRKALAGVPATGRAPERIYSEDFTRRTFDEVFRRAEVVLESGRGVILDATFRERALRARARDLARRHGRPFLFVEATCDDATLRERLRRRATGPSISDATEGLLGRMRREFQPVTELGPDEHLRVTTTEPTSAQVESVLGTLGLTRRIPPTS
- a CDS encoding DnaJ domain-containing protein produces the protein MGQRARADTDYYRILGLHPEATEEQLRKAYRRLALQWHPDRNPGQPAAEERFKEISEAYAVLSDPAKRHDYDRARRAGAAYEPRGSREDLFRDLFADPRASAVFEELAREFERLGMRVDRHYFRQTLFGGRAVVTGGVFIISPLTPVLAIFKIALGALRAAGVLPRARQPALPKPGGLHRAFAGTARWLLGLPPSPAPSQHAATGGDLTIPLRLSRAEAEAGGRKRVAFLRHGVREEALVTIPPGVRPGTRLRLRGKGGADAGRPPGDLYLAIEIADEG